A genome region from Nitrospira sp. includes the following:
- a CDS encoding DUF3365 domain-containing protein has translation MSRNGLWIVAAGVAGFVAAITYWVIALAVAESRKADMLAPERVTTFIHAVIDANRANYTQNVVDKLHNQGVVEALEHWKEEKGLPLPAQFLLESGRLVAQKDMKLSFRLASLTPIYVWNGPNSEFERRGLEVVMKAPEKPFTGFYQQAGIRYFQGIYADRAVSESCVSCHNGHANSPRRDYKLNDIMGGVIVTIPISEAP, from the coding sequence ATGAGTCGAAACGGGTTATGGATCGTGGCAGCAGGAGTGGCAGGCTTCGTGGCCGCCATCACGTACTGGGTCATCGCCCTCGCGGTGGCAGAATCCCGCAAGGCCGACATGTTGGCTCCCGAACGTGTGACCACCTTCATCCATGCGGTCATCGACGCAAATCGTGCCAACTACACGCAGAACGTCGTGGATAAATTGCACAACCAGGGTGTCGTCGAAGCCCTTGAACATTGGAAAGAAGAGAAAGGGCTTCCGCTCCCCGCCCAATTTCTCCTCGAGTCCGGACGCTTGGTCGCGCAAAAGGATATGAAACTCAGTTTCCGGCTGGCCAGCCTCACCCCGATCTATGTGTGGAATGGGCCGAACAGCGAATTCGAACGGCGGGGACTTGAGGTCGTGATGAAGGCGCCGGAAAAACCTTTCACCGGCTTCTACCAGCAGGCCGGCATCCGCTACTTTCAAGGTATCTACGCAGACCGGGCGGTGTCCGAAAGCTGCGTCTCCTGCCACAATGGCCACGCGAACAGTCCCCGACGGGATTATAAGCTCAACGACATCATGGGCGGCGTCATCGTCACCATTCCAATCAGTGAGGCGCCATGA
- the pxpB gene encoding 5-oxoprolinase subunit PxpB, which translates to MTQPVNATPRIVPLSESALTVEFGETIDIQTNDLVLAFAAAVEQARLAGFLEVVPTYRSATVYFDPLRTDVATLTEQVRPMLTAIDTIPRRAPTTHTIPVWYGGSAGPDLNDVAKHAGLTPEEVSILHASVIYRVYMLGFSPGFPYLGTVPDRIATPRLPTPRKQVAAGSVGIAGTQTGMYPHASPGGWRIIGRTPVSLFSVTRPAPFLLSPGDQVQFVPIEETEFHALIEHHP; encoded by the coding sequence ATGACACAACCTGTGAATGCGACTCCGCGCATCGTGCCCCTGAGTGAGTCTGCCCTCACTGTCGAGTTCGGGGAGACCATCGACATCCAAACGAACGACTTGGTGCTGGCCTTTGCCGCCGCAGTGGAGCAGGCAAGACTGGCAGGCTTCCTGGAAGTCGTGCCGACCTACCGGTCCGCCACCGTCTATTTCGATCCATTGCGCACCGATGTGGCCACACTCACCGAGCAAGTGCGTCCCATGCTAACGGCAATAGACACGATCCCACGACGCGCGCCCACAACTCACACGATCCCCGTGTGGTACGGAGGCAGCGCAGGCCCTGACCTGAACGACGTGGCAAAACACGCAGGCCTCACGCCCGAGGAAGTGAGTATCTTGCACGCCTCGGTGATCTACCGCGTCTACATGCTGGGGTTCAGTCCGGGCTTTCCCTATCTGGGCACCGTGCCAGATCGCATCGCGACGCCGCGACTCCCGACGCCTCGCAAACAGGTCGCGGCAGGATCGGTCGGCATAGCCGGCACACAAACCGGCATGTACCCTCATGCCAGCCCGGGCGGCTGGCGCATTATCGGGCGGACGCCCGTGTCTCTGTTCAGCGTCACCAGACCTGCACCGTTCCTGCTGTCCCCCGGCGATCAGGTGCAATTCGTGCCGATCGAGGAAACAGAATTCCACGCGCTGATCGAACATCACCCATGA
- a CDS encoding sensor histidine kinase, with the protein MASFSVSQQEEGGESNRLLVDDPSQRRQRLMVGAACLLACFFFVLDLLLPLGVASAVLYCAVVFLSAASQHRWVPIAAAMLCSLLTIIAAPFSPRVPGLPSWFEWGNHLFSLFGIWAPVMFIYQRRRTELLLTEVNERLEQGVEARTADLHASRLALERSEEQLHTLTGRILTAQEEERRRIAQDLHDDVNQRLALLMLDLQAVDRQIGPAPGDAQAGLHNALKGLEELSDDVRFMAYRFHPSILDDLGLKAALQRLLDDFSSRTGVKTLFVHQPIDHQLDKTTSTALYRVVQESLSNIARHAKAARVEVEVTVEDEGVVVVVRDDGRGFDQLTIDRAEGGLGLLNMRERLLAVHGFCEVESHPGRGTTVSMYVPLVRVAT; encoded by the coding sequence ATGGCATCCTTCAGCGTCAGCCAGCAGGAGGAGGGGGGGGAATCGAACAGACTATTGGTCGATGACCCGTCGCAGCGGCGACAACGTCTCATGGTTGGAGCGGCGTGCCTGCTGGCCTGCTTCTTTTTCGTCTTGGATCTCCTGCTACCGCTCGGGGTGGCGAGTGCGGTGTTGTACTGCGCAGTTGTGTTTCTCTCCGCAGCCAGTCAGCATCGATGGGTGCCGATCGCCGCAGCGATGCTCTGTTCCCTGTTAACGATCATCGCGGCGCCGTTCAGCCCGCGTGTCCCCGGCCTTCCCTCATGGTTTGAGTGGGGCAATCATCTGTTCAGTCTGTTCGGCATCTGGGCGCCGGTCATGTTTATCTATCAGCGCCGGCGCACGGAGTTATTGCTGACAGAGGTCAATGAGCGGCTGGAACAGGGCGTGGAAGCACGGACGGCGGACCTACACGCCAGCCGGTTGGCGCTCGAACGTAGTGAAGAACAGTTGCACACACTCACCGGCCGGATTCTGACGGCACAAGAAGAAGAACGTCGCCGGATCGCTCAGGATTTGCATGATGATGTCAATCAGCGGCTGGCCTTGCTCATGCTGGATTTGCAGGCAGTCGACCGGCAAATCGGCCCTGCCCCGGGCGATGCACAGGCGGGCCTCCACAACGCCCTGAAGGGGCTGGAGGAGCTGTCGGACGATGTACGGTTTATGGCCTATCGATTCCATCCCTCCATTCTGGATGACCTGGGGCTGAAGGCGGCATTGCAGCGTTTGTTGGACGACTTTTCGAGTCGTACGGGAGTCAAAACGTTGTTTGTCCATCAACCGATCGACCACCAACTGGACAAGACCACCTCAACCGCACTGTACCGGGTGGTTCAGGAGAGCTTGTCGAATATTGCGCGACATGCAAAGGCTGCTCGCGTGGAAGTGGAAGTGACGGTCGAAGACGAGGGGGTGGTCGTGGTGGTACGCGATGACGGCAGGGGGTTCGATCAATTGACGATCGACAGGGCCGAAGGGGGCTTAGGGCTCTTGAACATGCGGGAGCGGCTGTTAGCGGTGCATGGATTCTGTGAGGTGGAATCCCATCCGGGACGAGGGACCACGGTGTCGATGTATGTGCCGTTGGTGCGGGTGGCAACATGA
- a CDS encoding 5-oxoprolinase subunit PxpA — MNKRQHIDLNCDLGEASTPEQLDVEAHLMAYVTSVNIACGVHAGNADIMRSTVQLARQHDLAIGAHPGLPDRDSRGRREQPLSRSFVQDLILSQVGELMAIGQAEGLRLSHVKPHGALYNMSARDPTLADAIAEAVAHIDPRLILVGLAGSELLISGTARGLPVAAEGFADRAYQRDGRLVPRDQEGALIYDESTVVSRAHALIHDDTIAANDGSLLHRHIDTLCVHADSPGAVRLAHALRTMFDDGGIAAVRIDHAA; from the coding sequence ATGAACAAGAGACAACACATTGATCTCAATTGTGACCTGGGAGAAGCCTCGACGCCGGAGCAACTAGACGTGGAAGCCCATCTCATGGCGTACGTGACCTCCGTCAATATCGCGTGCGGAGTGCATGCGGGCAATGCGGATATCATGCGGAGTACCGTGCAACTGGCTCGGCAACATGATCTGGCGATCGGCGCGCACCCCGGATTGCCGGATCGAGACTCTCGCGGCCGCCGCGAACAACCACTCTCCCGTTCGTTCGTACAGGACTTGATCCTGTCCCAAGTGGGCGAGCTGATGGCCATCGGTCAGGCCGAGGGTCTTCGCCTCTCGCATGTGAAGCCGCACGGGGCGCTCTATAACATGTCGGCGCGCGACCCCACACTGGCCGACGCCATCGCCGAAGCCGTCGCACACATTGACCCACGATTGATCCTCGTGGGATTGGCCGGATCGGAACTCCTCATCTCCGGCACCGCCCGCGGGCTCCCGGTTGCCGCCGAAGGCTTTGCTGATCGCGCCTATCAGCGCGATGGCCGGTTGGTGCCCAGAGATCAAGAAGGCGCCCTGATCTACGATGAATCGACGGTCGTCTCGCGAGCACACGCACTGATTCACGACGACACCATCGCGGCAAACGACGGTTCGTTGCTTCATCGGCATATCGATACCCTCTGTGTGCACGCAGACTCCCCAGGCGCAGTTCGGCTCGCCCACGCCTTGCGAACGATGTTCGACGATGGAGGCATCGCCGCAGTCCGTATCGATCATGCCGCCTAA
- a CDS encoding amidohydrolase family protein: protein MIIAIRQIRILDGLGHRIERGTLLIEGTRIQAVGPEGQVRIPKGAQRIDGRGLTVLPGLIDCHVHFCLGAEADVVAAVEGESSSITLLKAAELARRTLQAGVTTVRDVGFRDHAVFTLKQAIESGLTPGPRILAAGLAICMPGGHARFIGREADGVEAVRAAVLDQLNAGAEVIKVIASGGVLTPGTSPDQAQMTVAELSAAVEVAVAHGRHVAAHAHGATGMKNALRAGVHSIEHATLMDDDAAEMMTQRHVYMVPTLSALATTAACPAGCGIPDSARSKARNMVKQHERSFRTALRRGVPIAMGTDAGTPFNDHGNNAQELERMVALGMTPMDAIMTSTSAAARLLGLTQEIGSIAAGKQADLLLVEGNPLRNIGVLLKRERLAGVMQRGRFVAGPLSGA from the coding sequence ATGATCATCGCCATCCGTCAGATTCGAATTCTGGACGGCCTGGGCCACCGGATTGAGCGAGGCACCCTTCTCATCGAGGGCACCCGCATCCAGGCTGTCGGGCCGGAAGGGCAGGTTCGGATTCCTAAGGGCGCACAGCGAATCGACGGTCGTGGCCTGACCGTCCTTCCCGGCCTCATCGACTGCCACGTCCACTTCTGCTTGGGAGCGGAAGCGGATGTCGTGGCTGCGGTAGAGGGAGAATCCTCGTCCATCACGTTGCTCAAAGCCGCCGAGCTGGCGCGGCGCACTCTCCAGGCCGGGGTTACCACCGTTCGGGATGTCGGTTTCCGCGACCATGCGGTCTTTACGCTGAAACAGGCCATTGAGTCCGGACTGACGCCGGGGCCCAGAATTCTCGCCGCCGGTCTCGCGATCTGCATGCCGGGCGGACATGCGCGCTTCATCGGACGCGAAGCCGATGGAGTCGAGGCCGTCCGGGCCGCCGTCTTGGATCAACTCAACGCCGGCGCCGAAGTCATCAAAGTCATTGCCTCCGGCGGTGTGCTGACTCCCGGCACTTCCCCGGACCAGGCTCAGATGACCGTGGCAGAATTATCCGCAGCCGTGGAAGTGGCCGTCGCCCATGGGCGACATGTGGCCGCCCATGCCCACGGCGCAACCGGGATGAAGAACGCGCTCCGCGCGGGTGTCCACTCCATCGAACATGCCACGCTCATGGACGACGACGCGGCGGAGATGATGACGCAGCGCCACGTCTACATGGTCCCCACACTCTCCGCCCTCGCCACCACAGCGGCCTGCCCGGCCGGCTGCGGCATTCCCGACAGCGCCCGCTCCAAGGCCAGGAACATGGTGAAACAACACGAGCGAAGTTTCCGCACCGCCCTGCGCCGGGGTGTTCCGATCGCGATGGGCACGGATGCCGGAACGCCGTTCAACGATCACGGGAACAATGCTCAGGAATTGGAACGGATGGTCGCGCTGGGCATGACACCGATGGACGCGATCATGACCAGTACCTCCGCTGCTGCTCGGTTACTGGGACTGACTCAGGAAATCGGATCCATTGCGGCGGGGAAACAGGCCGACCTGCTGTTGGTGGAAGGCAATCCCCTCAGAAATATCGGCGTGCTACTGAAACGGGAGCGACTTGCAGGAGTGATGCAACGCGGTCGGTTCGTGGCGGGTCCACTCTCAGGCGCGTGA
- a CDS encoding response regulator transcription factor: protein MTLPRVLLADDHTLVLEGFRRLLDDQCELVGTVGDGRALLDAIPELKPDIVILDISMPVLNGIDAARVLKVKFPHIKVVFITMHADPAYVRAAFEAGASAYLLKRCVGDELGQAIRAVRSGNFYVTPLVTKEVVESMLRGIDGGAPSGPELTTRQREVLQLLAEGHTVKDIAGTLKISPRTVEFHKGQIMEQLNLHTTVELVKYALAQGLTSQS, encoded by the coding sequence ATGACCCTGCCACGCGTACTGTTGGCCGATGATCACACCCTCGTGCTGGAAGGGTTTCGCCGGTTGCTGGACGACCAGTGTGAATTGGTCGGCACCGTCGGGGACGGGCGTGCGTTGTTGGACGCCATACCGGAGTTGAAGCCGGATATTGTGATTCTCGATATCTCGATGCCGGTTCTGAACGGGATCGATGCCGCCCGCGTCTTGAAGGTCAAATTTCCTCACATCAAAGTGGTGTTTATCACCATGCACGCCGATCCGGCCTACGTACGGGCGGCGTTCGAGGCCGGGGCCTCCGCCTATCTCCTCAAGCGCTGCGTGGGCGACGAATTAGGGCAGGCGATACGGGCTGTGCGGAGCGGGAACTTCTATGTGACACCGCTGGTGACGAAAGAGGTCGTTGAAAGTATGTTGCGCGGGATCGACGGCGGGGCGCCGTCGGGCCCCGAACTGACGACTCGCCAGCGCGAGGTCCTGCAATTGCTCGCTGAAGGCCATACGGTAAAGGATATTGCGGGCACGCTCAAGATCTCCCCGCGTACGGTTGAGTTTCATAAGGGACAGATTATGGAACAGCTGAATCTGCACACCACGGTCGAACTCGTCAAATATGCCTTAGCTCAGGGATTGACCAGCCAGTCCTAG
- a CDS encoding CPBP family intramembrane glutamic endopeptidase encodes MDADESTGTPSPSAVPPVPCVGAPPPPHAYDPRFSRAITWLSAVVLSASISVVAWLSFDVPRVDRVPDAERALSHMVGRLMDQEDGLKTLPIWEQFLYEATMGSGANDREQAIEWYRELAEESPTPAVELHLAILEGESGHLPAVEQAVARWLLQTEPYPAYAELLRAGYLEGRVSPSVGFELQAYLAEQPVSGWFYSRLATRIAERAGDRPLLATIDTSSQQRVEGLLWRSRAFALLELTLMIVGLLVLLLWVRRGKGEAMFRVGSAELPPLWAGRLGAGVLLRGGAVGALLTVAFLYVASDFPSLRVVAVPLSNLPLLALAYYHLLRPQRQTFWHGFGLRIEPRHMGQLGLAVLAVVAAGLVGEWVLGRIAEPLNLISHWTEWFDADLVWGAPSTLVVSLIEYVVFAPVFEELAFRGLLFGVFRRRFQWGVAAMLSAALFALAHGYGLIGFLSVFWSGLIWAWAYERTGSLWPGMIGHAINNLLVCLSVMALLRA; translated from the coding sequence GTGGACGCAGACGAATCAACCGGAACGCCCTCGCCATCGGCTGTGCCTCCGGTGCCCTGCGTCGGGGCGCCTCCACCGCCCCATGCCTACGATCCTCGCTTCTCCCGTGCCATCACCTGGTTGTCGGCGGTCGTCCTCAGTGCCTCGATCTCCGTGGTCGCCTGGTTATCGTTTGATGTCCCTCGGGTTGATCGGGTCCCGGATGCCGAACGCGCGCTCAGTCACATGGTCGGGCGTTTGATGGATCAGGAAGACGGGCTCAAAACCCTGCCGATTTGGGAACAGTTTCTCTACGAAGCGACGATGGGAAGCGGCGCGAATGATCGTGAACAGGCCATCGAATGGTATCGCGAACTGGCCGAAGAATCGCCCACCCCTGCGGTCGAGCTACACCTGGCGATCCTGGAGGGAGAGTCCGGGCACCTTCCGGCCGTGGAGCAGGCAGTTGCACGCTGGCTGCTTCAGACTGAACCGTACCCCGCCTATGCCGAGCTGCTACGGGCCGGATACCTGGAGGGACGTGTGTCTCCCAGCGTTGGGTTTGAATTGCAAGCCTACCTGGCGGAGCAGCCTGTTTCCGGCTGGTTTTACAGCCGCCTGGCCACTCGAATCGCTGAACGAGCGGGAGACCGTCCGTTATTGGCGACGATCGACACGTCGTCACAGCAACGGGTGGAAGGGTTGCTGTGGCGCTCCCGGGCGTTTGCTCTGCTCGAATTGACACTCATGATCGTCGGCCTGCTCGTCCTGCTGCTGTGGGTGCGACGAGGAAAGGGCGAGGCGATGTTTCGCGTGGGCTCCGCGGAACTTCCACCGCTGTGGGCCGGTCGGCTGGGCGCGGGGGTGCTCCTGCGTGGTGGAGCCGTGGGCGCATTGCTGACCGTGGCGTTTCTCTATGTCGCAAGCGACTTCCCATCGTTGCGGGTCGTGGCCGTACCGCTATCGAACCTTCCCCTGCTGGCGTTGGCCTACTACCATCTGCTCCGGCCCCAGCGGCAGACGTTCTGGCATGGATTCGGTCTGCGTATCGAGCCGCGCCACATGGGCCAATTGGGGTTGGCTGTGCTGGCGGTTGTGGCGGCCGGACTCGTTGGTGAATGGGTGTTGGGCAGGATCGCCGAGCCGTTGAATTTGATTAGTCATTGGACGGAGTGGTTCGATGCGGATCTGGTGTGGGGGGCCCCATCGACCCTGGTCGTCAGCTTGATAGAGTATGTGGTGTTTGCGCCGGTTTTTGAGGAACTGGCCTTTCGCGGCCTGTTGTTTGGCGTATTCCGGCGCCGGTTTCAGTGGGGTGTGGCGGCCATGCTGAGCGCGGCGTTGTTTGCGCTTGCCCATGGGTATGGGCTGATTGGATTTCTCAGCGTCTTCTGGAGTGGGCTCATTTGGGCCTGGGCTTATGAGCGGACCGGTAGTCTCTGGCCGGGGATGATCGGGCACGCCATCAACAATCTGCTGGTCTGTTTGAGTGTCATGGCCTTGTTGCGGGCCTGA
- a CDS encoding response regulator transcription factor, translated as MRKKTLRPRVLIGDSSQAMLAFLEILLEPQFEVVSSETEAEAIVLTAKKLAPELVILDFSLSFLEGLGAARQLYETMPDIKIIFFSLHEDPVYVAAAFEAGAMGYLVKHLTVDLGHYLNRVLQGERVCCPDDLQQRPSRSKDI; from the coding sequence ATGAGAAAGAAAACATTACGCCCCCGTGTGCTCATCGGCGATTCATCGCAGGCCATGCTGGCCTTTTTGGAGATTCTCCTGGAACCTCAATTCGAGGTGGTGTCTTCCGAAACAGAAGCAGAAGCCATTGTATTGACAGCGAAAAAGCTTGCGCCGGAATTGGTCATTCTGGACTTCTCCCTCTCGTTTCTCGAAGGGCTTGGGGCTGCTCGGCAGCTGTATGAGACGATGCCAGATATCAAGATCATATTTTTCTCGCTCCATGAAGATCCGGTGTATGTCGCGGCCGCCTTCGAGGCGGGAGCGATGGGGTATTTGGTCAAGCATCTCACGGTCGATCTTGGACACTATCTGAATCGGGTGCTGCAAGGCGAACGAGTCTGTTGTCCGGATGATTTGCAGCAGCGGCCGTCTCGATCAAAAGACATCTGA
- a CDS encoding MFS transporter produces the protein MGWAHGVTRYQWLVLFVAWLGWVFDAMDATIYAIVLHPALHELLQAGAAGGAVTDEQIGWYGGIVFSIFLIGWAIGGIGFGMAADYFGRTKTLIVTILIYAVFTGLAAFAQEWWHLAIYRFLTALGIGGEWAAGAAIVAETWPEEKRARAAGVLQSAWAAGFFLAAGFNLLLSSYGWRLLFLVGILPAFVALLVRWWVKEPERWVQAHEQEAQSAHTSFMHLAELFQPALRRNTWIGSTLAFVAVFGLWGATNWAPTLIRAMPDLQGQDAATLTEKVSYAIMALNAGSLFGYLGFGPLAERFGRLPVFGLMCLGSFIMLPATYFVPHSYTEVLLLLPLLGFFNNGIFSGFPIYLPELYPTRLRATGSGFCFNAGRILASAAPFVTGWLVTLLGSFNNAASTIALIYLLGLAVLPFATETKGRPLPE, from the coding sequence ATGGGATGGGCCCACGGCGTGACGAGGTATCAATGGCTGGTCCTGTTCGTCGCCTGGCTTGGGTGGGTGTTCGACGCCATGGACGCCACGATCTATGCAATCGTGCTGCATCCTGCCTTACATGAGCTGCTGCAAGCCGGGGCCGCCGGCGGAGCGGTCACGGACGAACAGATCGGGTGGTACGGCGGCATCGTGTTCTCCATTTTTCTGATCGGGTGGGCCATCGGAGGGATCGGCTTCGGAATGGCCGCCGATTATTTCGGCCGTACCAAAACACTGATCGTCACGATTTTGATCTATGCCGTCTTCACCGGCCTGGCGGCGTTTGCGCAAGAATGGTGGCATCTGGCCATCTATCGCTTTCTGACTGCGCTCGGGATCGGCGGCGAATGGGCAGCCGGGGCGGCGATCGTGGCCGAAACCTGGCCCGAAGAGAAACGTGCCCGAGCCGCGGGAGTTCTGCAATCGGCCTGGGCCGCCGGTTTTTTTCTGGCCGCCGGATTCAACCTGCTCCTGAGCAGCTACGGGTGGCGACTCCTCTTCCTCGTCGGCATCCTGCCGGCCTTTGTCGCCCTGCTGGTCCGTTGGTGGGTGAAAGAACCGGAGCGGTGGGTCCAGGCTCACGAACAGGAGGCGCAATCCGCTCACACCAGCTTCATGCACCTCGCCGAGTTGTTTCAACCGGCATTACGCCGCAACACCTGGATCGGCTCGACCCTGGCGTTCGTGGCGGTCTTCGGTCTGTGGGGCGCGACCAATTGGGCCCCTACCTTGATCCGGGCCATGCCGGATCTCCAGGGGCAGGATGCCGCGACGCTGACAGAGAAGGTCAGCTACGCGATCATGGCGCTCAATGCTGGCTCGTTGTTCGGGTATCTGGGATTCGGGCCGCTGGCCGAACGATTCGGCCGCCTACCCGTATTCGGCTTGATGTGCCTCGGCAGCTTCATCATGCTGCCGGCGACCTATTTTGTCCCGCACAGTTATACAGAGGTGTTGTTGTTACTCCCGCTGCTGGGATTCTTCAACAATGGCATTTTCAGCGGCTTTCCGATTTACTTACCTGAGCTCTACCCGACACGACTCCGGGCAACCGGCTCAGGATTTTGCTTCAACGCTGGCCGTATACTCGCCTCAGCCGCGCCCTTCGTCACCGGGTGGCTCGTCACCCTGCTGGGGTCGTTCAACAATGCGGCGAGCACCATTGCGCTAATCTATCTGTTGGGATTGGCCGTGCTGCCCTTTGCGACTGAGACCAAAGGAAGGCCGTTACCGGAGTGA
- a CDS encoding DnaJ domain-containing protein, producing MPRLDYYRVLGVSRDISDDDIKKAYRKLVFEHHPDRNPNNKQAEEKIREINSAYEVLGDSESRRTYDRLHWGEEVRAETVDPSLILEEMEKKLFDEGRKEVFAVLMKMVPRIKSELALIRERTVAQQGYDTFKESIVDVRGAEVLDEFVTPEMEQRKQRLLEVAVQMMVSQAVVARGDEGGTRALRGRLEEMFRKGRINGFATALELLYERR from the coding sequence ATGCCTCGCTTGGATTATTATCGTGTCCTCGGTGTGTCGCGCGACATTTCCGATGACGACATAAAGAAAGCCTATCGGAAGCTCGTTTTCGAGCACCATCCCGACCGCAATCCGAACAATAAGCAGGCGGAAGAGAAGATCCGCGAGATCAACTCCGCCTATGAGGTCCTAGGGGACTCCGAGAGCCGGAGAACCTATGATCGCCTGCATTGGGGCGAAGAGGTGCGGGCGGAGACGGTCGATCCGTCCCTGATTCTTGAGGAGATGGAGAAAAAGCTCTTCGACGAAGGGCGGAAGGAAGTGTTCGCCGTTCTGATGAAGATGGTGCCGCGGATTAAATCAGAATTGGCCCTCATTCGTGAACGCACGGTGGCGCAGCAGGGGTACGACACGTTCAAGGAGTCCATCGTGGACGTGCGTGGAGCGGAAGTCCTGGATGAATTCGTGACTCCTGAAATGGAGCAACGGAAACAGCGCTTGCTTGAGGTGGCCGTGCAGATGATGGTGTCGCAGGCCGTGGTCGCACGGGGAGACGAGGGCGGGACTCGTGCGCTTCGCGGCCGGCTGGAGGAAATGTTTCGTAAGGGCCGGATCAACGGCTTCGCGACGGCGTTGGAATTGCTCTACGAAAGACGGTGA
- a CDS encoding alanine--glyoxylate aminotransferase family protein, with amino-acid sequence MATDSSYRNFVPPHRLLMGPGPSMVHPRVLQALAQPLLGHLDPVFLGLMNEIQALLRATFHTHNEFTIALSGTGSAGMEAVIANLIEPGDRAIVGVNGVFGTRLATMIERSGGIPIRIEAPWGTTIPLDALETELVRAAPVKAVVLVHAETSTGAWQPLQDVGALCRAHNALFIVDAVTSLGGIPVEVDTWGIDACYSGTQKCLSCPPGLAPLTVSPRGMSAIRNRRVPCPSWYLDLSLIADYWNDHSRAYHHTAPISMLYGLREALRLVHEEGLPARAARHQMNSDALLAGLRTLGLSPLPPQGCRLPMLNCVTLPDGIDETMVRTRLLQEYGIEIGGGLGPLRSQVWRIGLMGESSQHAHVLTLLNALEAICASLKRPVQPGRAIQAATDTYTQSLESSRRQA; translated from the coding sequence ATGGCAACCGACTCCTCCTATCGGAATTTCGTCCCACCGCATCGGCTGCTGATGGGCCCAGGCCCGAGCATGGTTCACCCTCGGGTGTTACAGGCGCTTGCTCAGCCGCTACTCGGACACCTCGACCCGGTCTTTCTCGGCCTGATGAATGAGATTCAAGCCCTGCTTCGCGCCACGTTTCACACACACAATGAATTTACGATTGCCTTGTCCGGAACCGGATCGGCAGGAATGGAAGCGGTCATCGCCAATCTCATCGAGCCTGGCGATCGCGCGATCGTGGGGGTCAACGGCGTATTCGGCACACGCCTGGCCACGATGATCGAGCGCAGTGGCGGGATACCCATCCGCATCGAAGCGCCTTGGGGAACCACCATCCCGCTAGACGCGTTAGAAACCGAGTTAGTCCGTGCAGCGCCGGTTAAAGCCGTGGTCCTTGTCCATGCGGAAACCTCCACCGGCGCGTGGCAACCCCTCCAGGATGTAGGGGCGCTGTGTCGCGCGCACAATGCGTTATTCATTGTTGATGCCGTCACCTCCCTGGGAGGCATCCCGGTCGAGGTCGATACGTGGGGCATCGACGCCTGTTACAGCGGGACCCAGAAGTGCCTGAGCTGCCCGCCCGGCCTCGCCCCGCTGACGGTGAGCCCGCGAGGCATGAGCGCCATTCGAAACCGGCGCGTGCCCTGTCCCAGCTGGTACCTCGATCTGTCCCTCATCGCCGACTACTGGAACGACCACAGCCGCGCCTATCATCACACCGCGCCGATCTCGATGCTCTACGGACTTCGAGAAGCCCTCCGGCTCGTCCATGAAGAGGGGCTCCCGGCGCGCGCCGCGCGGCATCAGATGAACAGTGATGCCTTGCTGGCCGGACTCCGAACTCTGGGACTGAGCCCCCTTCCCCCGCAGGGTTGTCGACTCCCGATGCTCAACTGTGTCACGCTACCGGACGGGATCGACGAAACGATGGTCCGAACACGGCTCCTGCAAGAATACGGCATTGAAATCGGTGGTGGACTCGGGCCATTGCGCAGCCAAGTCTGGCGCATCGGCCTCATGGGCGAATCGAGCCAACACGCGCATGTACTCACGCTGCTCAACGCCTTGGAAGCAATCTGTGCCAGCCTGAAACGGCCGGTACAGCCAGGCCGCGCGATTCAGGCGGCGACAGACACCTATACCCAATCACTGGAATCGTCGAGGAGGCAGGCATGA